The region CTAATTTGACCACCAGCGGCGGCAGTATCCACCTGGATAACCTAAGCGGAAGCCAGAACTTCACTACAAGCGGTGGCAGCCTGCATGTAGATAACGTGGTTGGCTCAATAAAAGGTACTACAAGCGGTGGCAGCATTCACGTGAGCAATTCCAAGCAGGACATTGAATTGGTAACCAGCGGCGGAAGCATCAGCGCAAGTAACTGCGATGGCAGGATAAGACTGGTAACCAGTGGCGGATCTTTAAAGCTTAACGACCTTAAGGGAACCATAAATGCAAGTACCAGCGGTGGCAGTATAAGCGCCAGCGACATTGATGGTGAACTGGTTACCGGCACCAGCGGTGGCAGTGTGAACATCAACAACATGTCCGGCAGTTTAGATGCGTCTACCAGCGCGGGCAGCATACATGCTTCCATGGTAAAAGTGGGCAAATACGTAAAGATAGATGCCAGCTCGGGCCATGTAGACCTGCGTTTGCCATCTTCGCAAGGTGTTGACCTTGACGTCCGCGGCGATCGTGTAAGCTACAATGGCAGCGGTTTCCAGGGAGAAAAAGACAAAGAACGCGTAGTAGGTAAGGTTAACGGTGGCGGCTCACTTGTAGAAGTGCGCGGTAACGGCAGCGTAAGCGTAACACAATAAAACTTTAAAATATTTTCGCGCGAAGTAAGCTAAAGCGTAAGGCATTATGACAGGTTCTTTGCGCCCCGATTCGGCTTCGCGTGAAAATATTAACCACCGCAGGGCAACCGCCCTGCGGTTTTGGCATAAACATCAACCCTCATCAATATGTTAAAAAATTACCTCAAGATTTCGTGGAGAAGCATTGTTAAGCACAAAGGTTTTTCACTGTTGAACGCAGGCGGGCTTGCGCTTGGTATTGCCAGCTGTTTGCTGCTTACCCTGTATGTAACTTACCATCTCAACTATGATAAGCAGTTTGACAACCTGGATAACATTTACATAGTTGAGAACAACCAGCCAGGCGATGGTAAAATATACACCTTTGCTTCAACGCCTGGTGAGCTTTCTGCAGCTATAAAGTCTGAGGTACCTGATGCTGTACGTTCTGTAAGGACGATAACGTATACGGCCGAAGGACTGCTCACTTACAAAGACAACAGCTTTAAAAAGAAAGGCATGTTTGCTGATGATGGCTTCTTTAATATATTTACTTATCACTTTATCGAGGGTAATGCGGGAGAGGCGCTTAAGCTTCCCAATTCTATAATAGTTACACGATCGCTGGCCAAAACGCTGTTTGGCAACGAGGACCCGATGAACAAGGTGGTAAAACGCAACGGACAACTGCCGCTTAAAGTTACCGGCGTTATTGAAGATGTACCCGCAAACGCATCTTTTCAATTTGAGTTTGTTTTGCCATGGGCTATGTTTGAAGACGCGAATGCCTGGGCAAAAAACTCCGGTTGGGGAAGCAACTTTGCCCGTACCATTGTGCAATTAAAAGATGGTGTTGCACCTGATCGCGCTAACCGCGTAATGGCAGGTATGGTTGGCCGTCATAATGATGGCAATAAAAATCAGCTGTTCCTGTATCCATTCTCTAAAATGCACTTGTATTCAAAATTTGAAGATGGCAAGGTAGTTGGCGGCATGATAGAGAACATCCGCCTGTTTATTACCCTGGCCATTTGCATACTGCTGGTTGCCTGTGTTAATTTCATGAACTTGTCTACCGCGCGTTCTGAAGAACGTGCTAAAGAAGTAGGCATCCGCAAAGCAATCGGCTCCGGCAGGGGCTCACTTATCAGCCAGTTCATCACCGAGTCCGTCATACTATCATTTGTATCAACAGTTGGGGCGCTTATTATCGTGCTCGCTTGTTTGCCATTCTTTAACGATGTTTTGGGGATAAAGCTTCAGTTACCTTACGGGCAGCCGCTTGCCTGGGCTGTGCTGTTAGGTATAGCGCTTGTTACAGGGCTTTTAGCCGGCAGTTACCCTGCTTTTTATCTTTCCTCTTTTGAGCCTATAAAGGTATTGAAGGGGATATTTAAAGGTGGCAGCGCTGCACTGCCATTGCGTAAAGTTTTAGTGGTGGTACAGTTTGGCTTTGCCGTGTTCCTGATAACTGCTACTATAGTTATTTATACGCAATTAAAGTATGTACAGAACAATCCCACAGGTTTTGATAAGAACAACCTGGTAGAAATACCTATTGAGGGCGACCTGAAGAAGAATGCAGGGGTTTTTATTACACAGTTAAAAAATTCCGGAGCAATAACGGCAGGTACAGTTTTTTCAGCCGGTATCACCGAATCCGGAAATAATACTTGGGGAATAAGCTGGCCGGGCAAACGCGACGACCAAACCATTTTGTTTGATGTGTTTGCAGCCGGGAACGATTTTACAAAAACAGCCGGGGTAAAGTTGCTGCAGGGTAGGGAGTTTTCTGAAGGAAACCAGCTGGATACTGCACGTAAAACAGTGCTTATTAACGAAAGCGCCGTTGCTGTAATGAATATAAAAAATCCTGTAGGGACTATCATCAAATGGGGAGATAGCCCAATGACGGTAGTTGGGGTATATAAAGACTTTGTATGGGGTTCGCCTTATGATAAACGCCGACCGATGATCACCCAGTACTCGGGAGACAATGGCAACTTTATAAACCTGCGGTTGAACCCGGCTCGGAGTATTACCGCTAATATAGAAGCGGTTACAAAAGGACTTAAAGCCGTGAACCCTAATTATCCTGCTGATATCCGCTTTGTTGATGCAGATTTTGAAAAGAAATTTGCAGATGAGAAACTGCTGGCCACACTAGCTAACTTGTTTGGCGGCTTGGCAATTGTTATTTCCTGCCTTGGCCTTTTCGGCCTGGCTGCTTACGCAGCAGAACAGCGCGTAAAAGAAATAGGAGTGAGGAAAGTTCTTGGTGCATCAGTGTTTAATTTAACAACATTGCTGTCTAAAGATTTCATGATACTGGTTGCGATAGCTATAGTATTAGCCGGCCCTATATCGGTATGGGCAATGCACGGCTGGCTGCAAAAGTTTGAATACCGCATAACCCTTAGCTGGTGGATGGTGGCACTATCCGGCATTATCACGGTGTTTATTGCTATAAGTACCGTGAGCTTCCAGGCGGTGAAGGCCGCGCTTGCTAACCCGGTGAAGAGCTTACGTTCGGAGTAGCTTTCCTTCGGTAAGGAAAATAAATTCTAAAGTTCATGTCAACAGGGGTCCCGTGCAGTTTTGTACGGGACTTTTTTGTACGTGGAATTGAAACTGTTTCAGCCCACAAACATAGGCATGCGCCACCTCCTTTGCACTGTATCATAACCGTACATAGGCTGTTACACTTGCGAACACTGCTATGTAATATATTTATCATAAAAAATTGTAAATCAGTAACTTATAAGTTTGGTATTGCTTTTACATGTTGAAGTGAGACCCTATACTACCATGATAAAAAATTATATAGTTATTGCCTGGAGAAGCCTGACCAAAAACAAGGTTTTCTCTTTTATAAACACTTTCGGCCTTGCGGTAGGTTTGGCCTCCTGCATGCTTATTGCCGGGTATCTCTACCAGGAGCTTACTTACGATACTTATTCGCCCAACGCCAAACAGCTCTATCGTGTAAACCTCACAACCCTGTCTAACGGCGGTTCAGACGAATACCCCATGGTTGATATTGCTGTAGGCGAGGGGATGAAAAATGCTTTTGGCGACGTTAAAGATTTTACCCGTATGGCTGGCCTTCCGTCCATGTTTGTTGAATACAACAACAAGCAATTTAAAGAGGGCGGCTTAATTATGGCCGATGCAAACTTTGCAGAGTTGTTTGGTCTGCCATTAACAGAGGGCGATAGCAAACGCGCCCTTTCCGAGCCAAACAGCATTGTGCTGACAAAGGAAATGGCTAAAAAGTATTTTGGAGATGAACCGGCATTGGGAAAAACCCTGCTCGTTAGTAAAAAACCAACCAGGGTAACCGGAATCATTAACAAAATTCCGGATAATACACACTTCCACGCGGATGCAATTATTAGTAACATCACCTACACCGCAGGGCGGCGGCAAACCTGGAGCAATATTGGATACTACACTTACCTATTGTTGCGCCCCGGCACCAACGTTAAATCTCTGGAAGCGAAATTTCCACAACTGGTAGCTAAATATGTAGTACCCGAAACACAGCATGACATGGGCGTAAGCCTTGCGGAAGCACAGAAGGCGGTGAATACCTTCCTGTTCAGCCTGGAGCCGGTTACTGATATCCACCTGCATTCGCACACCAAATTCGAACGTGAGGGCAACGGCGATATAGCATACGTTTACATATTTGGTGCGTTGGCTGCCTTTATACTGGTACTGGCTGGTATAAACTTTACCAATCTGTCTACAGCGGCGTCTTCAAAACGGGGTAAAGAGGTTGGTATCCGTAAAGTGCTGGGGTCGCTGAAGGGTAACCTTATTTCTCAATTTCTTACCGAGAGTGTACTGCTCACCTTACTGGCGATGGCCATTGGCTTAGGCTTGGTTTACATGTTGCTGCCCTACTTTAATGAGGTATCCGGCAAAAACATTGGCATGTTGTTTTACCTCAACTACAAAGCAATAGCTGTAGAACTTGTGATTGCGCTTATAGTTGGCGTAGCTGCAGGTATTTACCCGGCTTTTTTCCTGTCGTCTTTTCAAGTGTTGACGGTACTCAAAGGTGCCACAATCAAAAGCAGCAAAAGTATGCTCCGCAGCGGTTTGATTGTGGTACAGTTCTTTATATCTACTGCGTTCATTATTGCAACAATAGTGGTTTATCAGCAACTAAGTTTTATGCAGAACCAAAAGCTGGGTTACGACAAGGAACAGGTGCTGGTAATTAACGATACCTATACGCTGGGCAACAATCTTGTTCCGTTTAAAGATCAATTGATGCGCGACAAACGGGTGGTGAAAGCTACCATCAGCAGCGATGTGCCTATCCGCACCTCAGATGGCACTCAGATCTATTTAAAGCCAACAACAGCCGGGCAGGAACACTCGGAAGTACATGCCAATATTTATCATATCGACGAAGATTATCTGCCCACTATGGGCATCAAGATGGCTAAGGGACGCAATTTTATGCCTGCCTCAAAATCCGACTCATCAGCTGTGATTGTGAATGAGGCTGCTATAAAAGAACTTGGCCTGGCCAACACCGACCCAATCGGGCGTACTATAGTGCGTTCTGGTCAGCGTGAGTTTAACATCATAGGCGTAATGAAAGATTTCCATTACTCATCTGCAAAGGAGAAAATAGCGCCATTAATGATGCTTTACGGCCATAGCAATGGTACCATTATGGTAAAAGTAAAAACCGCCGACCTGAAGGGTCTTATAGCCGACCTAAAAGGACAATGGGACAGCTACCATGCCGACGGGCCCTTCAGCTACAGTTTTCTTGATGATCAGTTTGCCTCGCTATACAGTGCGGAAGAGCGTACAGGTAAAATATTCACCTCGTTTGCGGTATTGGCTGTAATTATTGCGAGCCTTGGCTTATTCGGCCTGTCTGCCTTTAGCATACGCCAGCGGGTAAAAGAAATAGGCATCCGTAAGGTTTTAGGTGCATCGTCGGGTTCTATTACAGGAATGTTGTCTGCGCAATTTTTAAAGCTGGTTGCAATAGCCATTGTCATCTCTGTCCCGGTAACGTGGTATGCCATGAGCAAGTGGCTGCAAGAGTTTGCGTACAGGGTGGAGATCTCCTGGTGGGTGTTTGCACTTGCAGGGGCAATAGCGCTTATGGTTGCGTTTATCACGGTGAGCTTCCAGTCGGTTAAGGCAGCGCTGGCCAACCCGGTAAAGAGTCTAAGAAGCGAGTAATGGCAACCTAAGTAACATAAATATTTATCACAGTTCAGTTTTATAGGCAATGTTTAAAAACTATTTAAAAAGTGCTTTACGAAGCCTTACAAAAAATAAAGGATTTACTGCAATTAACATTTTAGGCCTTGCGCTTGGCCTCTGTGTATGTATGCTCATCGTGTTTTACGTGGTAGATGAACTCGGTTACGATAGCTACAACACCAATGCAAATCGCATTTACCGGGTGAACAATGATATAAAGTTTGGCGGTTCGGTAAACAACTATGCCGTGTCTCCGGCGCCCCTGGCAGAGGCGTTCAGGCATGACCTTCCTGAAGTTGAGGACATTGCACGCTTTCGGGACCGCGGTGGATATAAAGTTCGTAAAGGCGACCACAACATCCAGGAGGCACACTTCGTGTTTGCCGATCCTTCCATCTTTAATGTATTTACGCTACCTGCATTATACGGCAATCCCGTAAAAGCGCTTGCTGAGCCTAAGAACGCTGTAATAACTGAGAGTATGGCGGTTAAATACTTTGCAACCGCGAATGCTGTAGGCAAAACACTTACCCTTAATGATACCCTGCTGTACAAA is a window of Mucilaginibacter terrenus DNA encoding:
- a CDS encoding DUF4097 family beta strand repeat-containing protein, which gives rise to MKKTLLLLLLATPAFLASAQDNKTPFLTKSLSASAVKDVFVRTSGGSITVSGATGQEPRIEVYINGNNGNNDLSKDEIQKRLEENYTLDIDVHDGELHATARNKRNNIDWRKSLSIGFRIYVNRQSATNLTTSGGSIHLDNLSGSQNFTTSGGSLHVDNVVGSIKGTTSGGSIHVSNSKQDIELVTSGGSISASNCDGRIRLVTSGGSLKLNDLKGTINASTSGGSISASDIDGELVTGTSGGSVNINNMSGSLDASTSAGSIHASMVKVGKYVKIDASSGHVDLRLPSSQGVDLDVRGDRVSYNGSGFQGEKDKERVVGKVNGGGSLVEVRGNGSVSVTQ
- a CDS encoding ABC transporter permease; amino-acid sequence: MLKNYLKISWRSIVKHKGFSLLNAGGLALGIASCLLLTLYVTYHLNYDKQFDNLDNIYIVENNQPGDGKIYTFASTPGELSAAIKSEVPDAVRSVRTITYTAEGLLTYKDNSFKKKGMFADDGFFNIFTYHFIEGNAGEALKLPNSIIVTRSLAKTLFGNEDPMNKVVKRNGQLPLKVTGVIEDVPANASFQFEFVLPWAMFEDANAWAKNSGWGSNFARTIVQLKDGVAPDRANRVMAGMVGRHNDGNKNQLFLYPFSKMHLYSKFEDGKVVGGMIENIRLFITLAICILLVACVNFMNLSTARSEERAKEVGIRKAIGSGRGSLISQFITESVILSFVSTVGALIIVLACLPFFNDVLGIKLQLPYGQPLAWAVLLGIALVTGLLAGSYPAFYLSSFEPIKVLKGIFKGGSAALPLRKVLVVVQFGFAVFLITATIVIYTQLKYVQNNPTGFDKNNLVEIPIEGDLKKNAGVFITQLKNSGAITAGTVFSAGITESGNNTWGISWPGKRDDQTILFDVFAAGNDFTKTAGVKLLQGREFSEGNQLDTARKTVLINESAVAVMNIKNPVGTIIKWGDSPMTVVGVYKDFVWGSPYDKRRPMITQYSGDNGNFINLRLNPARSITANIEAVTKGLKAVNPNYPADIRFVDADFEKKFADEKLLATLANLFGGLAIVISCLGLFGLAAYAAEQRVKEIGVRKVLGASVFNLTTLLSKDFMILVAIAIVLAGPISVWAMHGWLQKFEYRITLSWWMVALSGIITVFIAISTVSFQAVKAALANPVKSLRSE
- a CDS encoding ABC transporter permease; translation: MIKNYIVIAWRSLTKNKVFSFINTFGLAVGLASCMLIAGYLYQELTYDTYSPNAKQLYRVNLTTLSNGGSDEYPMVDIAVGEGMKNAFGDVKDFTRMAGLPSMFVEYNNKQFKEGGLIMADANFAELFGLPLTEGDSKRALSEPNSIVLTKEMAKKYFGDEPALGKTLLVSKKPTRVTGIINKIPDNTHFHADAIISNITYTAGRRQTWSNIGYYTYLLLRPGTNVKSLEAKFPQLVAKYVVPETQHDMGVSLAEAQKAVNTFLFSLEPVTDIHLHSHTKFEREGNGDIAYVYIFGALAAFILVLAGINFTNLSTAASSKRGKEVGIRKVLGSLKGNLISQFLTESVLLTLLAMAIGLGLVYMLLPYFNEVSGKNIGMLFYLNYKAIAVELVIALIVGVAAGIYPAFFLSSFQVLTVLKGATIKSSKSMLRSGLIVVQFFISTAFIIATIVVYQQLSFMQNQKLGYDKEQVLVINDTYTLGNNLVPFKDQLMRDKRVVKATISSDVPIRTSDGTQIYLKPTTAGQEHSEVHANIYHIDEDYLPTMGIKMAKGRNFMPASKSDSSAVIVNEAAIKELGLANTDPIGRTIVRSGQREFNIIGVMKDFHYSSAKEKIAPLMMLYGHSNGTIMVKVKTADLKGLIADLKGQWDSYHADGPFSYSFLDDQFASLYSAEERTGKIFTSFAVLAVIIASLGLFGLSAFSIRQRVKEIGIRKVLGASSGSITGMLSAQFLKLVAIAIVISVPVTWYAMSKWLQEFAYRVEISWWVFALAGAIALMVAFITVSFQSVKAALANPVKSLRSE